One genomic window of Tenacibaculum tangerinum includes the following:
- the rpsB gene encoding 30S ribosomal protein S2 has product MANIQELLESGVHFGHLTRKWNPNMAPYIYTERNGVHIIDLYKTSAKIDEASAALQKIANSGRKILFVATKKQAKDIVAEKAKAVNMPYITERWPGGMLTNFVTIRKAVKKMTSIDRMKTDGSFDALSKREKLQINRQREKLEKNLGSISDMTRLPGALFVIDVKKEHIAVAEAQKLNIPIFAMVDTNSDPRPIDFVIPANDDASKSIDKVLSHVTDAIAEGLTERKADKEKAKADKEKKAEVPAKEEAK; this is encoded by the coding sequence ATGGCAAACATTCAAGAATTATTAGAAAGTGGCGTACACTTTGGTCACTTAACTAGAAAATGGAACCCAAACATGGCTCCATACATCTATACAGAGCGTAATGGTGTACACATCATCGATTTGTATAAAACTTCAGCTAAAATTGACGAAGCTTCTGCTGCGTTACAAAAAATAGCAAACTCAGGACGTAAAATCTTATTCGTTGCAACTAAAAAGCAAGCAAAAGATATCGTTGCTGAAAAAGCAAAAGCTGTAAACATGCCTTATATTACTGAGCGTTGGCCAGGAGGTATGTTAACAAACTTTGTAACTATCCGTAAAGCCGTTAAAAAAATGACTTCTATTGATAGAATGAAGACAGATGGTTCTTTCGACGCTTTATCAAAAAGAGAAAAATTACAAATAAACCGTCAACGTGAAAAATTAGAAAAGAACTTAGGTTCAATTTCTGATATGACTCGTTTACCAGGAGCTTTATTTGTAATTGACGTAAAGAAAGAACACATTGCTGTTGCTGAAGCACAAAAATTAAACATTCCAATCTTTGCAATGGTTGATACAAACTCTGATCCAAGACCGATTGACTTTGTTATCCCAGCAAATGATGACGCTTCTAAATCTATCGATAAAGTATTATCGCATGTAACTGATGCTATCGCTGAAGGCTTAACTGAAAGAAAAGCTGACAAAGAAAAAGCGAAAGCTGACAAAGAAAAAAAAGCAGAAGTACCTGCTAAAGAAGAAGCAAAATAA